A single window of Narcine bancroftii isolate sNarBan1 chromosome 1, sNarBan1.hap1, whole genome shotgun sequence DNA harbors:
- the kgd4 gene encoding alpha-ketoglutarate dehydrogenase component 4 isoform X2 has protein sequence MGHPFILRLCPLDLDSPMTGNIFSTSPYPALLIFVHEALKSMSVSIQEQQPASISSISSATPVSQISGTRDTIEIVRALPQKYRRPPVSEEEMGYIQNIEKISKIVVLPSCIDHESPGYVPDGS, from the exons ATG ggacatccttttattctgaggctgtgtcctctggaCCTAGACTCTCCCATGACTGGAAACATATTCTCCACATCCCCTTATCCAGCCCTTTTGATATTTG TGCATGAAGCTCTCAAATCAATGTCTGTGTCAATCCAGGAACAGCAACCGGCATCAATAAGTTCAATTTCTTCAGCCACTCCTGTTAGCCAAATATCTGGCACACGTGACACAATAGAGATAGTGAGAGCTCTACCACAGAAATACAGAAGACCACCAGTGTCAGAAGAAGAAATGGGTTACATTCAG AACATTGAAAAAATTAGCAAGATTGTGGTGTTACCTAGCTGTATAGATCATGAAAGTCCAGGTTACGTTCCTGATGGAAGCTGA